In one Culex quinquefasciatus strain JHB chromosome 2, VPISU_Cqui_1.0_pri_paternal, whole genome shotgun sequence genomic region, the following are encoded:
- the LOC119767003 gene encoding solute carrier family 12 member 1-like has protein sequence MAIGILAGDITSGDLKNPSKAIPGAILVIILTSISSVGTAIVADITVVNDAIGNVSDLANGSWIYADCAPEKYEYGLHNSFQVMELVSGPIIYAEYAEKGFSAVSRIGKL, from the coding sequence ATGGCCATTGGCATTCTGGCCGGTGATATCACCAGCGGTGACCTGAAGAACCCCTCGAAGGCGATCCCAGGCGCAATCTTGGTCATCATCCTGACGTCGATTTCGTCCGTCGGAACGGCAATTGTGGCCGATATTACTGTGGTGAATGACGCCATCGGAAATGTTTCGGACTTGGCCAACGGGTCGTGGATCTATGCCGATTGTGCCCCGGAGAAGTACGAGTACGGATTACACAACTCGTTCCAGGTCATGGAGTTGGTATCTGGTCCAATCATCTACGCCGAGTACGCCGAAAAGGGTTTCTCCGCGGTCAGCAGAATCGGCAAACTTTGA